Proteins from a genomic interval of Plasmodium sp. gorilla clade G2 genome assembly, chromosome: 10:
- a CDS encoding eukaryotic translation initiation factor subunit eIF2A, putative: MSELLIRSKSGVKLYEFKKLENVYECNIIFEYDGCIHDAIWSYDGESFLLLHAIEGLLLISNYEEQKKKKIEKIACKNKYKELFDNENIKLIKHVQWSPNNRFIVFFFPYEEEKHNKLGNLLVWNVKDKNILCSFKIKKKSCSNWPVINFTHDDNYFLLQKKTDIYIYDTLKLIENDDNTIYLNNNDIPLNYIYTWNQPNVLAIYMSSYMSEDKSRFFIVHTKNNFLGDVYIFKIKGLNNNEIVNYNITGDTQKGDDIKLSDIKINDIKINDIKLNDIKLNDIKLNDIKSSDIKINDIKSSDIKPCDIKPCDIKPCDIKPCDNKININVNIKSPINNISDVKDISCVEKIKIELLIRKSFDNLDALTCFWSISGKYLIFLVNTNDTTNKSYGYLSNCYFCSLVSKNIQIKKINEQVAQDVKWSNIKDEFLIIEGKSDNIIFLYDHDLNIKCKIYSQYKNTIKWGPFGNMIALGGFGNLAGDINFYYKEKDYSVSIIKKYREACTVLCDWSYDGTLFMTASTYPRMKVENIFKIYTYEGTLVSSFNFNELYDVKWKNVLPGFYKQPAKPQPNLIDNCNKKSVYKIKNLDHLLNINNNNMVNSNNMVNSNNMVNSNNMINNNNMMVNNNMINNNNMMVNNNILNNNILNNNIGMSFLNVNNKMINNNNNTNHINNNNTPANLTSYSFDVYDENNININEVHEKDRIKVNKVMTLTTNTSVSNVTASLINGNKKKKSEKAKNAYDWDVDWRKKKNMSLMNNVMNMNVMNMNVNNVNNMNNMNNMNNNNNTMNLNNIDMNQRVDYIPIEQTTQDDKNVTLKNDKCLINNLNNSNKNINVMIDNIKSTDNSENAVLILQNNLNNCNEKVNVNDNMNKDENVVEEKKKQKKKKKEKEKKDDKEKGKEMNNEQHKISDHSIQINNNNNNNNNNNNNNNNSSGSVNDININDHDKLFNNIKHIKEKNKLQDMGHVKTISLDELNKNKGKDNQTNDIKKDIKDKEKNTINININSNEDKDKNVEVVDGNMNEEKDQDKKKKKENKNKKLKKKKNENNNVDGIYNDNTNNDKTNNDNTNNDKIHNDKIHNDKTCNDNTHNDNNIIKVDENNSSAGSNSFSSILLKFMKYKNDSNNNTKVNDPCHMKKNMNVEINKDLDYMKAQASIPNQMNIMNSINNNVTGVDHMNNDISTLNYYKKNNDASIRISNQFNNENKKIYPKKNIPLHKDEFLKDIKNVNYNMSDMNIAMDTINNMKNNMMLNHVIKNNDIKNKINNNVIGDDNNNNNNNNNMFNSLQSQNMNDMQSINELNNLVLENMLLRNELPTHQNKSKDNENVNNMNNNVMSNESLINIFKKILPHAKVNIEGNNNNSNNSSNNNNNNNSSNNNSNNNSNNNIYNRNTTKSFDSYNMYDKQNISALKRETHHGFKRQDTFSLPHIESNNQKIDNNNRNVFNDYSRESLIKEMILKKYLTNNKENGNIPNFSLNKIDDIQSIQNKLQINNNKFNLEWVNNINNNMNNNMNNNMNNNMNNNMNNNMNNNMNNNVNNNMNNNMNNNMNNNMNNNINIDNMNYQQYNMPQNLKNQLDNLDFFELLKCYHSLNIQQIQIKLYWIYYKIQMSEQNNLLSCDNKDKKILYKLKEIRHILEYTNNLLKDHIIKNKDKYQSLLQQFIVILKHHDNLYQQKRDKLIREHYDKQNVVLFICNIEKMIDKNINPTDNFVSSNLNFITSKMSNNKLGKTNSLFYENLNIMKNNDPHPRGNQNMTNENNMDHSKINDNNKYNDNNKYNDNTYNDNTYNNNNSNMNDLNQNLEFQKKFIIHKMNDYFKNINATNEQKRIFLNRMSLTEEQKIFFLKHLNIKDEESIEPNNMKHASDNWINNNKIKNLEEKDKKTKTGGDTYIDSAYSRSSYFSINEYNIDKTKENIKRSNDKSDYNEDVIGVSPLLKLINKSQGQRVENNMNNMNNMNNINNMNNMNNINNMNNMNSINSMNNINFYNNRSDNNQGVETEKSKLLSQKNVLLDILKKQKQLKDDNSVVSNLNEENFIKNMKNIKNIKNMKNIKNELNKDMNTFQFNNMPENISEKLKNIIHMNNKDGKELQKYPSDLINYIYQNKQMDGMIHSYVNTNDINEQAKMNLNQTKDKLKNINNTNIHAIKIEEQNNTHFHMYSQQQRNLLNIINTNEGDNNILNVIQNKNHINNNTSFLNTTNDESNNNNNNTNVNEYIRFMNNENMSNLQKKNLNNIYPSNNNNNTKNNTNSNDNNNNNNNNKTLLGMKNLVEEKKQTLIDNDTNIISNNFSTNDHQSKGDNTTTTTNKTFFINKKNQNVLSQSLNNNPTNVVNKPISNKYKTNNIVNNKSLNSSLDKKNAQQNNMLELEDPKRPDALRDKCWQYVDPKGVVQGPFYLDEMRVWSEMGYFEPMLPVRCCDSDRFVALNKLFPPPLKPFTVVPKPQPVLQWEEELL, translated from the exons atgagCGAGCTCCTTATAAGATCAAAAAGTGGTGTTAAATTATATGAGTTTAAGAAATTAGAAAATGTGTATGAATGTAACattatatttgaatatgATGGATGTATACATGATGCAATATGGTCATATGACGGAGAATCTTTTTTACTTTTACATGCTATAGAAGGgttattattaattagtAATTATGAagagcaaaaaaaaaaaaaaattgaaaagattgcttgtaaaaataaatataaagaattatttgataatgagaatataaaattaattaaacaTGTTCAGTGGTCACCAAATAATAGATTTATagtttttttctttccatATGAAGAAGAGAAACATAATAAATTAGGTAATTTGTTAGTATGGAATGTAAAAGAtaagaatattttatgttcatttaaaataaaaaaaaaaagttgtaGTAATTGGCCTGTAATTAATTTTACacatgatgataattatttcttattacaaaaaaaaacagatatttatatatatgatacattaaaattaatagaaaatgatgataatacaatatatctaaataataatgatatacctttgaattatatatatacatggaATCAGCCAAATGTTCTAgctatatatatgtcatcATATATGAGTGAAGATAAATCTCGATTTTTTATAGTgcatacaaaaaataattttttgggagatgtatatatatttaaaattaaaggattgaataataatgaaattgtaaattataatatcacAGGGGATACACAAAAGGGGGATGACATAAAATTAAGTGACATCAAAATAAATGACATCAAAATAAATGACATCAAATTAAATgacataaaattaaatgacataaaattaaatgacaTAAAATCAAGTGACATCAAAATAAATGACATCAAATCAAGTGACATAAAACCATGTGACATCAAACCATGTGACATCAAACCATGTGACATAAAACCATGTgacaacaaaataaatattaatgtaaatattaaatcaccaataaataacatatcagatgtaaaagatatatcgtgtgttgaaaaaataaaaattgaatTACTCATTAGAAAAAGTTTTGACAATTTAGATGCTCTTACTTGTTTCTGGTCGATCAGCggtaaatatttaatattcttAGTAAATACAAATGATACTACAAATAAATCTTATGGTTATTTAAGTAACTGTTATTTTTGTTCATTGGtatcaaaaaatattcaaataaaaaaaataaacgaACAGGTTGCTCAAGATGTGAAATGgagtaatataaaagatgaatttttaattatagaaGGTAAGTcagataatattatttttttatatgatcatgatttaaatataaaatgtaaaatatattctcaatataaaaatacaataaaatgGGGACCATTTGGAAATATGATTGCTTTAGGAGGATTCGGAAATTTGGCTGgagatattaatttttattataaagaaaaagattaTAGTGTatctataattaaaaaatatagagaaGCATGTACTGTTCTTTGTGATTGGTCATATGATGGAACATTGTTTATGACTGCATCTACATATCCAAGAATGAAAgtagaaaatattttcaaaatatatacttatgaAGGAACCTTAGTAAGTAGTTTTAATTTCAATGAATTATATGATGTCAAATGGAAGAATGTGTTACCAGGTTTTTACAAACAACCAGCTAAACCTCAGCCCAATCTTATAGATAATTGTAATAAAAAGAGTgtttacaaaataaagaatcTCGATCATcttttgaatataaataataataatatggtaaatagtaataatatggtaaatagtaataatatggtaaatagtaataatatgataaataataataatatgatggtaaataataatatgataaataataataatatgatggtaaataataatattctaaATAACAATATTCTTAATAACAATATTGGAATGTCCTTTTTAAACGTGAACAATAAAATgatcaacaataataataatacaaatcacataaataataataacacacCTGCAAATCTTACTAGTTATTCTTTCGATgtatatgatgaaaataatataaatataaatgaggTACATGAAAAGGATAGGATAAAAGTAAACAAGGTTATGACACTAACAACCAACACATCAGTATCTAATGTGACAGCTAGTTTAATAAATGggaataagaaaaaaaaatcggAGAAAGCAAAAAATGCATATGATTGGGATGTTGACTGgagaaagaagaaaaacatGAGCCTCATGAATAATGTGATGAATATGAATGTGATGAATATGAATGTAAATaatgtgaataatatgaataatatgaataatatgaataataataataataccatgaacttaaataatattgatatgaATCAACGAGTTGATTATATACCCATTGAACAAACAACTcaagatgataaaaatgtgaCACTTAAAAACGATAAATGCTTGATCAACAACCTAAAcaatagtaataaaaatataaacgtTATGATAGACAACATTAAAAGTACAGACAATTCTGAGAACGCAGTATTGATcttacaaaataatttaaacaaCTGTAATGAAAAAGTTAATgtgaatgataatatgaataaggACGAAAATGTTGTTGAAGAAaagaagaaacaaaaaaaaaaaaaaaaagaaaaggaaaaaaaagatgataaaGAAAAGGGGAAAGAAATGAACAATGAGCAACATAAAATATCTGATCATTCCATTCAAataaacaacaacaacaacaacaacaacaataataataataataataataatagtagtggTAGTGTGAATGATATCAATATTAATGATcatgataaattatttaacaacatcaaacatataaaagaaaaaaataagttaCAAGACATGGGACATGTAAAAACAATCTCTTTAGacgaattaaataaaaataaaggaaaagATAATCAaacaaatgatataaaaaaggatataaaagataaagaaaaaaatacaataaatattaatatcaaTTCAAATGAAGATAAGGATAAAAATGTAGAAGTGGTTGATGGTAATatgaatgaagaaaaagatcaagataaaaagaaaaaaaaagaaaataaaaataaaaaattaaaaaagaaaaagaatgagaataataatgtggatggtatatataatgataatacaaataatgataaaacaaataatgataatacaaataatgataaaatacataatgataaaatacataatgataaaacatgtaatgataatacccataatgataataatatcattaaaGTAGATGAAAACAATTCTTCTGCAGGTTCTAATAGTTTTTCaagtatattattaaaatttatgaaatataaaaatgatagcaataataatacaaaggTTAACGATCCATGtcatatgaagaaaaatatgaatgtaGAAATAAATAAGGACTTAGATTATATGAAAGCACAAGCGAGTATTCCTAATCAAATGAACATCATGAACagcattaataataatgttacaGGTGTCgatcatatgaataatgatatatccACATTAAactattataaaaagaataatgatGCTTCTATTAGAATATCTAACCAGTTTAATAatgagaataaaaaaatatatcctaAAAAAAACATACCATTACATAAAGATGAATtcttaaaagatataaaaaatgtaaactATAATATGAGTGATATGAATATAGCAATGGATAcgataaataatatgaagaatAATATGATGTTGAAtcatgttataaaaaataatgatatcaAAAATAAGatcaataataatgtaataggagatgataataataataataataataataataatatgtttaattCATTGCAATCacaaaatatgaatgatatgcAAAGCATAAATGAACTTAATAATCTCGTATTAGAAAATATGTTGTTAAGAAACGAACTACCAACACatcaaaataaaagtaaagataatgaaaatgtaaacaatatgaataataatgtgATGTCCAATGAAAgcttaataaatatttttaaaaaaattttaccACATGCAAAAGTTAATATTgaaggaaataataataatagtaataatagtagtaataataataataataataatagtagtaataataatagtaataataatagtaataataatatttataatagaaATACGACGAAGAGTTTTGATTCCTACAATATGTATGACAAACAAAACATCTCAGCTTTAAAAAGAGAAACACATCATGGTTTTAAAAGACAAGATACATTTAGTCTTCCTCATATTGAATCTAATAACCAAAAAATTGATAACAATAATAGAAATGTGTTTAATGATTATTCAAGAGAAagtttaataaaagaaatgatattaaaaaaatatctaacaaataataaagaaaatggaAATATTCCTAATTTtagtttaaataaaattgatgATATACAATCTATACAGAATAAATTACAGATTAATAATAACAAGTTTAATTTAGAATgggttaataatataaataataatatgaacaataatatgaacaataatatgaataataatatgaacaataatatgaacaataatatgaacaataatatgaacaataatgtgaacaataatatgaacaataatatgaacaataatatgaacaataatatgaacaataatattaatattgataatatgaattatcAACAATATAATATGCCGCAAAATTTAAAGAATCAACTTGATAATTTagatttttttgaattattaaaatgttatcattctttaaatatacaacaaatacaaataaaattatattggatatattataaaatacaaatgtctgaacaaaataatttattatcatgtgataataaagataagaaaatattatataagttaaaagaaattagacatatattagaatatacaaataatttattaaaggatcatattataaaaaataaagataaatatcAATCCTTATTACAACAATTTATAGTTATATTAAAACATCATGATAATCTATATCAACAAAAAAGAGATAAACTTATAAGAGAACATTATGATAAACAGAATGTAGtactttttatttgtaatatagaaaaaatgatagataaaaatattaatccTACAGATAATTTTGTATCATcaaatttaaattttataacatCCAAAAtgagtaataataaattaggAAAAACAAATAGtcttttttatgaaaatctaaatattatgaaaaataatgatcCTCATCCACGAGGAAACCAAAACATgacaaatgaaaataatatggacCATAGCaaaattaatgataataataaatataatgataataataaatataatgataatacatataatgataatacatataataataataatagtaacatGAACGACTTAAATCAAAATCTtgaatttcaaaaaaaatttattattcataaaatgaatgattattttaaaaatattaatgctACAAATGAACAGAAGAGAATTTTCTTAAACAGAATGAGTCTAACGGAGGaacagaaaatatttttcttaaaacatcttaatataaaagatgaagaaTCCATAGAACCtaataatatgaaacatGCCAGCGACAATTGgatcaataataataaaataaaaaatttagaagaaaaagacaaaaaaacaaaaacaggGGGGGATACTTATATTGACTCTGCTTACTCTAGATCAAGttatttttctataaatgaatataatattgataagactaaagagaatataaaaaggagTAATGACAAGTCGGATTATAATGAAGATGTTATAGGAGTCTCTCCTTTATTGAAGCTTATAAATAAATCTCAAGGGCAAAGGGtcgaaaataatatgaacaatatgaataatatgaataatataaacaatatgaataatatgaataatataaacaatatgaataatatgaatagtatAAATAGTATGAATAACATTAACTTTTATAATAATCGTAGTGATAATAACCAAGGTGTAGAAACTGAAAAGTCAAAATTATTATCCCAGAAAAATGTACTActtgatattttaaaaaaacaaaaacaattaAAGGATGACAACAGTGTTGTTTCaaatttaaatgaagaaaattttataaaaaatatgaaaaatataaaaaatataaaaaatatgaaaaatataaaaaacgaattaaataaagatatgaACACTTttcaatttaataatatgccAGAAAATATTtcagaaaaattaaaaaatataattcatatgaataataaagatggaaaagaattacaaaaatatccatcagatttaataaattatatttatcaaaataaacaaatgGATGGTATGATACATTCTTATGTTAATactaatgatataaatgaacaaGCAAAAATGAACTTGAATCAAACAAAAGATAAattgaagaatataaataatacaaatatacatgctataaaaatagaagaacaaaataatacacATTTTCATATGTACTCACAACAACAaagaaatttattaaatataataaacacgAATGAAGGAGATAACAATATACTTAATgttattcaaaataaaaatcatataaataataatacatccTTTTTGAATACTACCAATGatgaaagtaataataataataataatacaaatgtgaatgaatatattcgttttatgaataatgaaaatatgtcaaatttgcaaaaaaaaaatttaaataatatctatccatcaaataataataataatactaaaaataatactaacagtaatgataataataataataataataataataaaacattattGGGTATGAAAAATCTTGTagaggaaaaaaaacaaacccTTATAGATAatgatacaaatataatatcaaaCAATTTTTCAACAAATGATCATCAAAGTAAAGGTGATaatactactactactactaataaaacattttttataaataagaaaaatcaAAATGTATTATCTCAATCCTTAAATAATAACCCCACCAATGTTGTAAACAAACCtatttcaaataaatataaaacaaacaaTATAgtgaataataaaagtttGAATAGTTcattagataaaaaaaatgcacaacaaaataatatgctAGAATTAGAAGATCCAAAAAGACCAGATGCTCTAAGGGATAAATGTTGGCAATATGTGGATCCTAAGGGGGTAGTACAA GGACCTTTTTATTTAGATGAAATGCGTGTTTGGAGTGAAATGGGTTATTTCGAACCCATGTTACCTGTACGATGTTGTGATTCAGATCGTTTTGTAGCTCTAAACAAACTCTTCCCACCTCCATTAAAACCTTTTACTGTCGTTCCAAAACCTCAACCAGTATTACAATGGGAAGAAGAATTGttgtaa